A window of Pseudomonas mucidolens contains these coding sequences:
- a CDS encoding histone deacetylase, which yields MPLPLIYHDDYSPAFPADHRFPMDKFRLLRDHLVDSGLTLDSQLLRPELCPSEILALAHEPGYIERYLSGELSREDQRRLGLPWSEALARRTVRAVGGSLLAAEQALEHGLACHLAGGTHHAHYDYPAGFCIFNDLAVISHYLLQSGRVHRVLIFDCDVHQGDGTARILHDTPEAITVSLHCEKNFPARKAKSDWDIPLPMGMGDADYLKVVDDALSYLLPLYQPDLVLYDAGVDVHQDDALGYLKLTDAGVAARDESVMRHCLGRDIPVVGVIGGGYSKDRQALARRHGILHHSAQRVWTSSGCH from the coding sequence ATGCCTTTGCCATTGATCTACCACGACGACTACAGTCCCGCGTTCCCGGCGGACCACCGCTTTCCCATGGATAAGTTCCGCCTGCTGCGCGATCACCTGGTGGACAGCGGCCTGACCCTGGATAGCCAATTGCTGCGCCCAGAGCTGTGCCCCAGCGAGATTCTCGCCCTGGCCCATGAACCCGGTTATATCGAACGTTACCTGAGTGGCGAGTTGTCCCGCGAAGACCAACGGCGCCTCGGCCTGCCATGGAGCGAAGCCCTCGCCCGGCGTACCGTACGGGCGGTGGGCGGTTCACTGTTGGCCGCCGAACAGGCGCTGGAACACGGGCTGGCCTGTCATCTGGCGGGCGGTACCCACCACGCGCATTACGACTACCCGGCGGGATTCTGCATTTTCAATGATCTGGCGGTGATCAGCCATTACCTGTTGCAAAGCGGTCGGGTGCACCGCGTGTTGATTTTTGATTGCGACGTGCATCAAGGCGACGGTACCGCACGCATCCTCCACGACACACCGGAGGCTATTACCGTGTCCCTGCACTGCGAAAAGAACTTTCCCGCCCGCAAGGCCAAGAGCGACTGGGATATCCCGCTGCCCATGGGCATGGGCGATGCCGATTACCTCAAGGTGGTGGACGATGCCCTCAGCTATCTGCTGCCGCTGTATCAGCCGGATCTGGTGCTGTACGACGCCGGTGTCGATGTGCATCAGGACGACGCCCTCGGCTACCTCAAGCTGACTGACGCCGGCGTTGCCGCCCGTGACGAAAGCGTGATGCGCCATTGCCTGGGCCGCGACATCCCGGTGGTCGGCGTTATCGGCGGTGGCTACAGCAAGGATCGCCAGGCCCTGGCTCGTCGCCACGGCATCTTGCACCACAGCGCACAACGAGTCTGGACGTCATCAGGTTGTCACTGA
- a CDS encoding HAD family hydrolase encodes MSLKHVKHWVFDMDGTLTVAVHDFAAIRVALDIPATDDILTHLAALPADIAAAKHAWLLEHERELALGSRPAAGAVALVRALAERGCRLGILTRNARELAHVTLQAIGLADCFAVEDVLGRDDAPPKPDPGGLLKLAQAWDVPPAEMVMVGDYRFDLDCGRAAGTRTVLVNLPENPWPELADWHAEDCAALQRLI; translated from the coding sequence ATGAGCCTGAAGCACGTTAAACACTGGGTGTTCGACATGGACGGCACGCTGACGGTCGCGGTCCATGACTTTGCGGCGATTCGCGTGGCGCTGGATATTCCGGCGACCGACGACATCCTCACGCATCTGGCAGCGTTGCCGGCGGACATCGCGGCAGCCAAGCATGCATGGCTGCTGGAGCATGAGCGCGAGCTGGCCCTCGGCTCAAGGCCGGCCGCAGGTGCGGTGGCGTTGGTGCGGGCGCTGGCTGAGCGCGGTTGCCGCCTGGGCATCCTGACCCGCAACGCTCGGGAACTGGCCCACGTGACGCTGCAAGCGATTGGCTTGGCGGACTGTTTTGCGGTGGAGGATGTGCTGGGGCGTGATGATGCGCCCCCCAAGCCGGATCCCGGTGGCCTGTTGAAACTGGCCCAAGCCTGGGACGTGCCACCCGCTGAGATGGTGATGGTCGGTGATTATCGTTTTGACCTGGACTGCGGCCGCGCGGCGGGGACCAGGACGGTCCTGGTCAACCTGCCCGAGAATCCATGGCCGGAGCTGGCAGATTGGCATGCCGAGGATTGCGCGGCGTTGCAACGGCTTATCTGA
- a CDS encoding MFS transporter yields the protein MPSQNSAMAARPGNPNAAIGDKIRGALAVGKTRWGMLALVFFATTLNYIDRAALGVMQPILAKEMSWTAMDYANINFWFQVGYAIGFVLQGRLIDRVGVKRVFFCAVLLWSIATGAHGLATSAVGFMVCRFILGLTEAANYPACVKTTRLWFPAGERAVATGIFNAGTNVGAMFTPMLLPLILHVWGWQAAFLCMAALGGIWLVFWGLKYYNPEDHPSVKQSELDYVQQQVEPEQPRVPFSRILRMRGTWAFAIAYSLTAPVFWFYLYWLPPFLNQQYNLGINVTQMGIPLIIIYLTADFGSVGGGILSSFLIGRGMQPIKARLLSMLLFACCIVGVIMAAGSSQLWVAVFAISLAIGAHQAWTANIWSLVMDYTPKHMMSTVFGFGGMCAAIGGMFMTQVVGHILTVTHNNYTVLFTLIPAMYFIALTWMYFMAPRKIPTVEA from the coding sequence ATGCCTTCGCAAAACTCCGCCATGGCCGCGCGCCCTGGCAACCCGAACGCGGCCATCGGCGACAAGATTCGCGGTGCACTCGCCGTCGGTAAAACCCGCTGGGGCATGCTGGCCCTGGTGTTTTTTGCCACCACCCTGAACTACATCGACCGTGCCGCCCTCGGCGTCATGCAGCCAATCCTGGCCAAGGAAATGAGCTGGACGGCGATGGACTACGCCAATATCAACTTCTGGTTCCAGGTCGGTTACGCCATCGGTTTTGTACTGCAAGGCCGGCTGATCGACCGAGTCGGCGTCAAGCGTGTGTTCTTCTGCGCCGTGCTGCTGTGGAGCATCGCCACCGGCGCCCACGGGCTGGCGACCTCGGCAGTGGGCTTTATGGTCTGCCGCTTTATCCTCGGTCTGACCGAAGCGGCCAACTACCCGGCCTGCGTCAAGACGACCCGCCTGTGGTTTCCGGCCGGCGAGCGCGCGGTGGCCACCGGCATCTTCAACGCGGGAACCAACGTCGGCGCCATGTTCACGCCGATGCTGCTGCCGTTGATTCTCCACGTATGGGGCTGGCAGGCAGCGTTTCTGTGCATGGCAGCACTGGGCGGCATCTGGCTGGTGTTCTGGGGTTTGAAGTACTACAACCCGGAAGACCATCCGAGCGTCAAGCAATCGGAATTGGACTACGTACAACAGCAAGTCGAACCAGAACAACCTCGCGTGCCGTTCAGCCGTATCCTGCGCATGCGCGGCACCTGGGCCTTCGCCATCGCCTACTCGCTGACGGCGCCGGTGTTCTGGTTTTACCTGTACTGGTTGCCACCATTCCTCAACCAGCAATACAACCTGGGCATCAACGTGACCCAGATGGGCATCCCGCTGATCATCATTTACCTGACGGCGGATTTCGGCAGCGTGGGTGGCGGGATCCTGTCTTCGTTCCTGATCGGGCGTGGCATGCAGCCAATCAAGGCGCGATTGCTGTCGATGCTGCTGTTTGCCTGCTGCATCGTCGGGGTGATCATGGCCGCAGGCTCCAGTCAATTGTGGGTTGCGGTGTTTGCCATCTCCCTGGCCATCGGCGCGCACCAGGCCTGGACCGCCAATATCTGGAGCCTGGTGATGGACTACACGCCCAAGCACATGATGAGCACGGTGTTTGGTTTCGGCGGGATGTGCGCGGCCATCGGCGGAATGTTCATGACCCAGGTCGTCGGCCATATCCTGACGGTGACCCACAACAACTATACCGTGCTGTTCACCCTGATCCCGGCGATGTACTTCATCGCGCTGACCTGGATGTACTTCATGGCCCCGCGCAAGATTCCGACCGTCGAGGCCTGA
- a CDS encoding TetR/AcrR family transcriptional regulator: MDKRTEIIASAARVFDAEGFRGIGVDRIIAPSGVSTRTLYKHFGSRDGLVMAVLETRHLSFITQLKNEASSADPIGSLFDTLRFWMESRGTHGCMLLRARSEYGEANEDIVALVQRRKNEFRDEIAKRVQSALGRESDELSAQIWLLFEGATAAASVSDIALIDPAKRAALMLLMSMRASDS, encoded by the coding sequence ATGGACAAACGAACTGAAATAATCGCGAGTGCCGCTCGCGTGTTTGACGCGGAAGGCTTTCGGGGGATCGGTGTCGATCGCATAATCGCGCCTTCCGGCGTCTCAACTCGCACGCTCTACAAACACTTCGGATCTCGGGACGGCTTGGTCATGGCGGTGCTTGAGACGAGGCATCTCAGCTTCATCACCCAACTGAAAAACGAAGCCTCGAGCGCCGACCCGATCGGCTCACTTTTCGATACGCTTCGATTCTGGATGGAGTCCAGAGGAACCCACGGATGTATGTTGCTGCGTGCACGCAGCGAATACGGCGAAGCGAACGAAGACATCGTGGCGCTCGTACAACGCCGGAAAAATGAATTTCGCGATGAGATTGCAAAGCGCGTTCAGAGTGCTCTAGGACGTGAAAGCGATGAGCTTTCGGCGCAGATCTGGTTGCTGTTCGAGGGCGCTACGGCCGCGGCAAGCGTCTCGGACATTGCGCTGATCGACCCGGCCAAGCGTGCGGCGCTGATGCTCCTTATGAGCATGCGGGCAAGCGACTCATGA
- a CDS encoding neutral zinc metallopeptidase: MLWKKGRRSDNVVDARNNGGGGGGMRFGGGKGLSLTAIVLIVGIGLLTGQDPMQILGQLSGQMTEQAPSVSPQTRQAPPANDEQAEFVRAVLGDTEDTWGQVFKENGLTYKNPKLILFRGRVNSACGGATSASGPFYCPTDQQVYMDLDFFREMSQRFQAAGDFAQAYVIAHEVGHHVQTLLGISSKIQAARQQGRQMEGDGGLLVRQELQADCFAGVWANRAQKRLNWLEPGDIEEALNAANAIGDDRLQQQGQGRVVPDSFTHGTSQQRVRWFKTGFAQGQITQCDTFSATRL; encoded by the coding sequence ATGCTATGGAAAAAGGGCCGACGCAGCGACAACGTGGTCGACGCGCGTAACAACGGCGGTGGTGGCGGTGGTATGCGCTTTGGCGGTGGCAAGGGCCTGAGCTTGACGGCCATTGTGCTGATCGTCGGCATCGGTCTGCTGACCGGCCAGGACCCGATGCAGATCCTCGGGCAACTGAGCGGTCAAATGACCGAGCAAGCCCCTTCCGTCAGCCCGCAAACGCGCCAGGCACCACCGGCCAACGACGAGCAGGCCGAATTTGTCCGCGCCGTGCTTGGCGATACCGAAGACACCTGGGGCCAGGTGTTCAAGGAAAACGGCCTGACCTACAAGAACCCCAAGTTGATTCTGTTCCGTGGCCGGGTGAACTCCGCCTGCGGTGGCGCGACGTCCGCCAGCGGCCCGTTCTATTGCCCGACTGACCAACAGGTGTACATGGACCTGGATTTCTTCCGGGAAATGTCGCAACGCTTCCAGGCCGCCGGCGATTTTGCCCAGGCCTACGTGATCGCTCACGAAGTCGGCCACCATGTGCAGACTCTGCTCGGGATCTCCTCGAAGATTCAGGCGGCGCGCCAGCAAGGTCGCCAGATGGAAGGCGACGGAGGCCTGCTGGTACGCCAGGAACTGCAAGCCGACTGCTTCGCCGGTGTCTGGGCCAACCGTGCGCAAAAGCGCCTGAACTGGCTGGAACCCGGCGATATCGAAGAAGCGCTGAATGCGGCCAATGCCATCGGCGACGATCGGTTGCAGCAGCAGGGCCAGGGCCGTGTGGTGCCTGATTCGTTCACCCACGGCACCTCGCAACAGCGGGTACGCTGGTTCAAGACCGGTTTTGCCCAGGGCCAGATCACCCAATGCGACACCTTTTCGGCCACGCGTCTTTGA
- a CDS encoding membrane lipoprotein lipid attachment site-containing protein, with protein sequence MKKILFILSTLVFLSACDKEPQVSQPQPASVQATLVPEVLPTDKWVGQWVGVEGLSLTVNKDQSIGRGHYLLTMRYGLDDDASGTFKGVATEEGISFTRPDGPQLLRAGDGVATGLKWLTEKKDCLVVNTGEGYCR encoded by the coding sequence ATGAAAAAAATCTTGTTTATCCTCTCCACCCTGGTGTTCCTCAGCGCTTGCGATAAAGAGCCGCAGGTCAGCCAGCCGCAACCGGCGTCGGTACAAGCCACCCTGGTGCCGGAAGTCTTGCCTACCGACAAATGGGTCGGCCAATGGGTCGGTGTGGAAGGCCTGAGCTTGACGGTCAACAAAGATCAGAGCATCGGCCGCGGGCATTACCTGCTGACCATGCGCTACGGCCTCGACGACGATGCGTCAGGCACCTTCAAGGGCGTGGCCACCGAAGAGGGCATCAGTTTTACCCGTCCCGATGGACCGCAACTGCTGCGCGCTGGCGACGGCGTAGCCACTGGCTTGAAGTGGCTGACCGAGAAAAAAGATTGCCTGGTGGTCAATACCGGCGAAGGCTATTGCCGTTAA
- a CDS encoding TIGR03862 family flavoprotein, whose protein sequence is MPQIQAQPHHVTIIGGGPAGLMAAEVLSQAGVHVDLYDGMPSVGRKFLLAGVGGMNITHSEPYPAFLSRYAERAPNIAPLLRQFGAEALCEWIHSLGIETFIGSSGRVFPSDMKAAPLLRAWLKRLREQGVVIHTRHRWQGWNADGSLLIHSPEGDKSLRAAAVVLALGGGSWARLGSDGAWLKRLEDQGVPYAPLQPSNCGFEVSAWSDLIVSKFAGAPLKNIAIGLADDTPRLGECVLTATGIEGSLVYALSAPIREAINRDGSATVHLDLLPGKPLQKVQAALAKPRGSRSMSKHLHSQLGLDGVKAALLRELAPAGHFSDPLQLAADIKALPLTLVKPRPLDEAISTAGGVPFEALDDRLMLKQMPGVFCAGEMLDWEAPTGGYLLTGCFASGRAAGRGVLEWLKRRE, encoded by the coding sequence ATGCCTCAGATCCAAGCCCAGCCCCATCACGTGACGATTATTGGCGGCGGCCCCGCCGGCCTGATGGCCGCCGAAGTATTGAGCCAGGCCGGGGTGCACGTGGATCTGTATGACGGCATGCCGTCGGTGGGGCGCAAGTTCCTGCTGGCGGGCGTGGGCGGCATGAATATCACCCACTCCGAACCTTACCCGGCATTCTTGTCGCGCTATGCCGAACGAGCGCCGAATATCGCACCGCTGCTGCGCCAGTTTGGTGCCGAGGCGTTGTGCGAATGGATTCACAGTTTGGGCATCGAAACCTTTATCGGCAGCTCCGGGCGAGTATTTCCTAGCGACATGAAAGCCGCGCCGTTATTACGCGCCTGGCTCAAGCGCCTGCGCGAGCAAGGCGTAGTTATCCACACCCGCCATCGCTGGCAAGGCTGGAATGCTGACGGCAGCCTGCTTATCCACAGCCCCGAAGGCGACAAAAGCCTGCGGGCGGCTGCGGTGGTGCTGGCGCTGGGCGGCGGCAGTTGGGCGCGACTGGGGTCGGACGGTGCCTGGCTCAAGCGGCTGGAAGACCAAGGTGTGCCCTACGCACCGCTGCAACCCAGCAACTGCGGCTTCGAGGTGTCGGCCTGGAGCGACCTGATAGTCAGCAAATTCGCTGGCGCACCGCTGAAAAATATTGCCATCGGCTTGGCGGATGACACGCCGCGCCTCGGCGAATGCGTGCTCACCGCCACGGGCATCGAAGGCAGTCTGGTCTACGCGCTGTCGGCGCCGATTCGTGAAGCGATCAACCGCGACGGTTCAGCGACAGTGCATCTCGACCTGCTGCCAGGCAAACCGTTGCAAAAAGTCCAGGCAGCGCTCGCCAAGCCGCGCGGTTCACGCTCGATGAGCAAGCATCTGCACAGCCAGTTGGGATTGGATGGGGTAAAAGCCGCACTATTGCGAGAGCTGGCGCCCGCCGGGCACTTCAGCGATCCGCTGCAATTGGCCGCCGATATCAAGGCGCTACCGCTGACGCTGGTGAAACCCCGCCCGCTGGACGAAGCCATCAGCACCGCTGGCGGCGTGCCGTTTGAAGCGCTGGATGACCGCTTGATGCTCAAGCAAATGCCGGGCGTATTCTGCGCCGGGGAAATGCTCGACTGGGAGGCACCGACCGGCGGCTACTTGCTGACGGGGTGTTTTGCCAGCGGGCGAGCCGCCGGGCGTGGGGTATTGGAATGGTTGAAGCGGCGCGAATAA
- the tesB gene encoding acyl-CoA thioesterase II, translating into MSQVLEDLVDLLTLEPIEENLFRGRSQDLGFRQLFGGQVLGQSLSAASQTVEEARHVHSLHGYFLRPGDAALPVVYQVDRVRDGGSFSTRRVTAIQKGNPIFTCSASFQYDEIGFEHQTTMPVVVGPENLPSELELTRQRAHLIPEHMRDKLLCPKPIEVRPVTEKDPYNPQPADPVKYVWFRADGALADLPALHKYLLAYASDFGLLTTSLLPHGKTVWQKDMQVASLDHALWFHADLRADDWLLYAMDSPWAGNSRGFSRGSVYNRAGQLVASVTQEGLIRHRKDWA; encoded by the coding sequence ATGAGCCAAGTGTTGGAAGATTTGGTCGACTTGCTGACCCTGGAACCGATCGAGGAAAATCTCTTTCGTGGTCGCAGCCAGGACCTGGGCTTTCGCCAACTGTTCGGCGGTCAGGTGTTGGGGCAATCGCTGTCGGCGGCCAGCCAGACCGTTGAGGAGGCGCGGCATGTGCATTCGTTGCACGGTTACTTCCTGCGCCCTGGCGACGCCGCGCTGCCGGTGGTCTATCAGGTGGACCGGGTACGCGACGGCGGCAGTTTCAGCACGCGGCGGGTCACGGCGATCCAGAAGGGCAACCCGATCTTCACCTGCAGCGCATCGTTTCAGTACGATGAAATAGGGTTTGAGCACCAGACCACCATGCCAGTGGTGGTGGGGCCGGAGAACCTGCCGTCGGAGCTGGAACTGACTCGCCAGCGCGCGCACCTGATTCCTGAGCACATGCGCGACAAATTGCTTTGCCCCAAGCCGATTGAAGTGCGGCCGGTGACCGAGAAGGACCCGTACAACCCGCAGCCTGCGGATCCGGTCAAATATGTGTGGTTCCGCGCCGACGGTGCCCTGGCCGACTTGCCTGCCTTGCATAAATACCTGCTGGCCTACGCCTCGGACTTCGGTTTGCTGACCACCTCGTTGCTGCCCCATGGCAAGACGGTCTGGCAGAAAGACATGCAAGTGGCCAGCCTCGACCATGCCTTGTGGTTCCACGCCGACCTGCGTGCCGACGACTGGTTGCTCTATGCCATGGACAGCCCGTGGGCCGGCAATTCCCGTGGGTTCTCCCGTGGCAGCGTGTACAACCGCGCGGGTCAGTTGGTGGCGTCGGTGACCCAGGAAGGGTTGATTCGCCATCGCAAGGATTGGGCATGA
- a CDS encoding GNAT family N-acetyltransferase, protein MEPILELESARLVMRQWRDSDLPTFADMCADPQVMRYFPAHLSRLESAALIGRIRGHFAEFGFGLWALQRKDSGAFIGLTGLMNVGFDAAFTPAVEIGWRLAREHWGLGYASEAAWTALRCGFDRLQLDEVVAFTAQTNQPSQKVMQAIGMHYDPASDFAHPKLAADDPLRHHVLYRITRGQWLDTLHG, encoded by the coding sequence ATGGAGCCGATACTGGAACTGGAAAGCGCACGGCTGGTGATGCGCCAATGGCGCGATAGCGATCTTCCGACGTTTGCCGACATGTGCGCGGACCCGCAGGTGATGCGTTATTTTCCGGCCCACTTGAGTCGGTTGGAAAGCGCCGCGTTGATCGGGCGCATTCGTGGTCATTTCGCCGAGTTTGGTTTTGGGTTGTGGGCCCTGCAGCGCAAGGACAGCGGCGCGTTTATCGGGCTGACCGGGCTGATGAACGTTGGCTTTGACGCAGCCTTCACCCCGGCGGTCGAGATCGGCTGGCGTCTGGCTCGCGAACATTGGGGCCTGGGGTATGCCAGCGAAGCGGCGTGGACGGCCCTGCGCTGTGGGTTTGACCGGTTGCAGCTGGATGAGGTGGTAGCCTTCACTGCCCAGACCAACCAGCCGTCACAGAAAGTCATGCAGGCCATCGGCATGCATTACGATCCGGCGTCGGATTTTGCACACCCCAAGCTCGCGGCGGACGATCCGCTGCGCCATCATGTGTTGTATCGCATCACCCGCGGCCAATGGTTGGATACGCTGCATGGATAA
- a CDS encoding DMT family transporter, which produces MTLSTPLSGVNHPLKGILLIVVATFLFSSHDALSKYLAGFYPIVMVVWARYMVHTLLMAGIFLPQSGLRVLRSKRPLWQIARALCLLGTSLFFTAALHYIPLAEATAVNFLAPILVTALSVPLLGEHVTRGQWLAVICGFVGVIIIVHPGGELFTPAVFLPLTSALFFCFYQLLTRTLSQYDSPTTSNFFAGLCNTLVMSALVPFFWQVPSWRHAVLMLALGTCGMTAHLMLTKAFRVAAPALLAPFGYCQIVFAGLLGWLVFNHTPDLTTVVGIGVICLSGLAAAWQQRRR; this is translated from the coding sequence ATGACCCTCAGCACTCCACTTTCCGGCGTCAACCATCCCCTCAAAGGCATTCTGCTGATTGTGGTGGCGACATTCCTGTTCTCCAGCCACGATGCGCTGTCCAAATACCTGGCCGGGTTCTACCCGATCGTGATGGTGGTGTGGGCCCGGTATATGGTGCATACACTGCTGATGGCCGGGATCTTCCTGCCGCAATCAGGCTTGCGGGTGCTGCGCAGCAAGCGGCCATTATGGCAAATCGCCAGGGCGTTGTGCCTGTTGGGCACCAGCCTGTTTTTTACCGCGGCGCTGCACTACATACCCTTGGCCGAAGCAACGGCGGTGAACTTTCTGGCGCCGATCCTGGTGACGGCATTGTCGGTGCCACTGCTGGGCGAACATGTGACGCGGGGCCAGTGGCTGGCGGTTATCTGCGGTTTTGTCGGGGTCATCATCATCGTTCACCCGGGCGGTGAACTGTTCACGCCTGCTGTTTTTCTGCCGCTGACGTCGGCATTGTTTTTCTGCTTCTATCAACTGTTGACCCGCACCCTCAGTCAGTACGACAGCCCCACCACCAGCAACTTCTTCGCCGGCTTGTGCAACACCCTGGTGATGAGCGCGCTGGTGCCGTTCTTCTGGCAAGTACCGAGCTGGCGCCACGCGGTGTTGATGCTGGCGTTGGGCACCTGCGGCATGACCGCGCACCTGATGCTGACCAAGGCATTCCGCGTGGCGGCTCCGGCGTTGCTGGCGCCCTTCGGTTACTGCCAGATCGTGTTTGCGGGGTTGTTGGGATGGCTGGTGTTCAATCACACCCCGGACCTGACCACCGTGGTCGGAATCGGGGTGATTTGCTTGAGCGGCTTGGCCGCTGCCTGGCAGCAGCGGCGGCGTTGA
- a CDS encoding MFS transporter, whose translation MKRNLNLLAAAFALTALSYGLARFSYGLLLPLIREELSLGVTVAGWIGGSAFAAYCVGIILTFICAGKLSPRLLAFSAGLAATLGMALVVFASSGLTLGLGIALAGLSTGLTSPPLACAVAARFNGDGRPKANALINAGTAAGIVFSGGAALIAAGAWRELYALYALMGAGITVWIWFAMPARPHNEMVNGFAFKLLRRPGLFALCSSAFLMGVASTAIWTFGAEILRGEFGFSDAYIAWAWIALGAAGISGSSTGMLTSRFGTRRIHSVALLGMAIGTIGLATASMSATFGFAAMCLFGAAYIVSTGAYLIQGINLFPDRPDLGLGIPFLVIALGQTIGTPLFGATLEATGVINALGVFAASACIAIFLRPTQALKQSGVCVP comes from the coding sequence ATGAAGCGCAATCTCAATCTGCTCGCCGCCGCGTTCGCGCTGACGGCCCTTTCTTATGGTCTCGCACGATTTTCCTACGGACTTCTTCTGCCGTTGATCCGCGAGGAACTGTCCCTCGGTGTGACCGTTGCCGGCTGGATCGGCGGCAGCGCTTTCGCGGCGTACTGCGTGGGAATCATCCTGACGTTTATTTGCGCCGGGAAACTCTCCCCACGCCTGCTCGCGTTTTCCGCGGGCCTGGCGGCGACCTTAGGGATGGCGCTGGTGGTCTTCGCATCGTCGGGGCTGACGCTGGGTCTTGGCATTGCGCTCGCGGGCCTGAGTACCGGCCTTACATCGCCTCCTCTGGCCTGCGCGGTCGCAGCCCGGTTCAACGGTGATGGTCGCCCCAAGGCGAACGCGCTGATCAACGCCGGCACCGCCGCCGGCATCGTATTTTCGGGTGGCGCGGCATTGATCGCAGCCGGCGCATGGCGCGAACTCTATGCACTTTACGCACTGATGGGGGCGGGCATAACTGTCTGGATCTGGTTTGCCATGCCCGCTCGGCCCCATAACGAGATGGTCAACGGGTTCGCCTTCAAACTGTTGCGCAGACCGGGACTTTTCGCCCTTTGCAGCAGCGCTTTTCTCATGGGCGTGGCGAGCACCGCGATCTGGACATTCGGCGCCGAGATCCTGCGTGGCGAATTCGGCTTCTCCGATGCTTACATTGCATGGGCCTGGATCGCACTCGGCGCGGCCGGTATCAGCGGATCCTCAACCGGCATGCTTACCAGCCGGTTTGGTACACGCAGAATTCATAGCGTTGCGCTGCTAGGAATGGCAATCGGCACGATAGGCTTGGCTACGGCCTCGATGTCAGCCACGTTTGGCTTCGCCGCCATGTGCTTGTTCGGCGCGGCTTATATCGTGTCCACCGGTGCCTATTTGATTCAAGGCATCAACCTGTTCCCGGATCGTCCAGACCTGGGACTGGGGATACCCTTTCTCGTTATCGCGCTCGGCCAAACGATCGGCACCCCGCTGTTCGGCGCGACGCTGGAAGCTACCGGGGTGATCAATGCCCTGGGTGTATTCGCAGCATCAGCCTGTATAGCGATTTTTCTGCGCCCCACGCAAGCGCTGAAACAGTCAGGGGTTTGCGTGCCTTGA